A region of Pseudorasbora parva isolate DD20220531a chromosome 14, ASM2467924v1, whole genome shotgun sequence DNA encodes the following proteins:
- the LOC137040157 gene encoding gastrula zinc finger protein XlCGF57.1-like isoform X5, protein MEDNEESEELNEAEKHHGVIFGEKSLNCSQTERILLQKSITCPQCGKCFTQTGTLKRHMIIHTEKKPHTCDQCGKSFKKKRALNEHMRIHTGENLQTCDQCGKRFTKKGKLNKHMKIHTGEKPYTCDQCGKSFSQKGTLKEHMKIHTGEKPHTCDHCGKSYRQTSALKSHLLSHSGERPFNCDQCGKKFYRADSLKIHLKVHTQEKPHLCSLCGKSFSRLNVLIRHQKIHSAVKNHMCFDCGKTFITDGEVKQHQRIHTGEKPYRCTHCDKSFKWSACLKAHERIHTGEKPYHCPTCGKSFTHSSSLLSHAKNKCLKS, encoded by the coding sequence ATGGAAGACAACGAGGAGAGTGAAGAACTGAATGAAGCGGAGAAACATCATGGTGTCATATTTGGTGAAAAATCTTTGAATTGCTCACAGACTGAAAggattttattgcaaaaatctATTAcctgccctcagtgtggaaagtgTTTTACACAAACGGGAACCCTGAAGAGACACATGATAATCCACACTGAAAAGAAGCCACACACATGTGATcaatgtgggaagagtttcaaaAAAAAGAGAGCCCTTAATGAACACATGaggatccacactggagagaatcTGCAAACGTGTGACCAGTGTGGGAAGAGATtcacaaaaaaaggaaaacttAATAAACACATGAaaatccacactggagagaagccgtacacatgtgatcagtgtgggaagagttttTCACAAAAAGGAACCCTTAAGGAACACATGAaaatccacactggagagaagccgcaCACATGTGATCATTGTGGAAAAAGTTACAGACAGACAAGCGCTCTTAAATCACATCTGCTTTCTCATTCTGGAGAAAGACCGTTTAACTGTGATCAGTGTGGTAAAAAGTTTTACCGGGCAGATTCCCTAAAGATCCACCTGAAAGTTCATACACAGGAAAAGCCTCACTTGTGTTctttgtgtggaaagagtttcagtcgGTTAAATGTTTTAATACGACACCAGAAAATACACAGCGCTGTCAAGAATCATATGTGCTTTGATTGTGGAAAGACCTTTATTACAGATGGTGAAGTGAAACAGCATCAgaggattcacactggagaaaaaccttacAGGTGTACACATTGTGACAAGAGTTTCAAATGGTCAGCATGTCTGAAAGCACATGAGaggatccacactggagagaagccgtatCACTGCCCTAcatgtgggaagagtttcactCATTCATCTTCTTTACTCAGTCATGCAAAAAACAAATGTCTGAAATCATGA